In a genomic window of Streptomyces koelreuteriae:
- a CDS encoding M6 family metalloprotease domain-containing protein, translating into MSREPYPEVSVPRQFSRARLRSTAAVFTTMSALAATSLGAGHSAAGPDSAEPCALTRTDAHHSEGLDTWNAAYPRPARSLDAVMVFLSFPDARPLTTPQELTADHFPDTTRFFEQASYGRFTLRPHPLGHWIQMPRPSTAYAIQRDWSAEHRAAYLRDALSAADPEVDFSRYDVVYFVADPDAPGVDSDATKVVNLTSPMRADGTDLRRVVTVFEQHPPDRLVLAHETGHVFDLPDLYHRPADGKGDWDTHVGDWDLMGSQFGLAPDLFGWHKWKLGWLNPRQVRCVRDAGPARLTLEPLAAAPGVPVSGAAGAPVFGLGRGTKLAVVRTGPDSVLAFEARGPVGNDVAACRQGVLVYRVRGEAQSGGGPIEVIDAHPRTEACWEDSVYPPLADAPIALGESFTVPGEGVRVEVEGRTASGAWTVKITVGR; encoded by the coding sequence GTGTCCCGCGAACCGTACCCGGAGGTATCCGTGCCGCGTCAGTTCTCGCGCGCCCGACTGCGCAGTACCGCGGCCGTGTTCACCACCATGTCGGCCCTCGCCGCGACCTCCCTCGGCGCCGGCCACTCGGCCGCCGGGCCCGACTCGGCCGAGCCCTGCGCGCTGACCCGCACCGACGCCCACCACTCGGAGGGTCTGGACACCTGGAACGCCGCCTATCCGCGACCGGCCCGGTCCCTGGACGCGGTCATGGTCTTCCTGTCCTTCCCGGACGCCCGCCCGCTGACCACACCGCAGGAACTGACCGCCGACCACTTCCCGGACACCACCCGATTCTTCGAACAGGCTTCCTACGGCCGCTTCACCCTGCGCCCGCACCCGCTCGGCCACTGGATCCAGATGCCGCGCCCCTCCACGGCGTACGCCATACAGCGCGACTGGAGCGCCGAGCACCGGGCCGCGTATCTGCGGGACGCGCTCTCCGCCGCCGACCCGGAGGTCGACTTCTCGCGCTACGACGTCGTCTACTTCGTCGCCGACCCGGACGCGCCGGGCGTGGACTCCGACGCGACCAAGGTCGTCAACCTCACCAGCCCGATGCGGGCCGACGGCACCGACCTGCGCCGGGTCGTCACGGTGTTCGAACAGCATCCGCCGGACCGGCTCGTCCTCGCCCATGAGACCGGGCATGTCTTCGATCTGCCCGACCTCTACCACCGGCCCGCCGACGGCAAGGGCGACTGGGACACGCATGTCGGGGACTGGGACCTGATGGGCAGCCAGTTCGGACTCGCCCCCGACCTGTTCGGCTGGCACAAGTGGAAGCTGGGCTGGCTCAATCCGCGGCAGGTGCGGTGTGTGCGGGACGCCGGGCCCGCCCGGCTGACCCTGGAGCCGCTGGCGGCGGCGCCCGGGGTGCCGGTCTCGGGCGCGGCAGGGGCGCCGGTCTTCGGTCTCGGGCGGGGCACCAAGCTCGCGGTGGTGCGCACGGGCCCCGACAGTGTGCTCGCCTTCGAGGCGCGGGGGCCGGTGGGCAACGACGTGGCTGCCTGCCGGCAGGGGGTGCTGGTCTACCGGGTCCGGGGGGAGGCGCAGTCCGGGGGCGGGCCCATCGAGGTGATCGACGCCCATCCGCGGACCGAGGCGTGCTGGGAGGACTCGGTGTACCCGCCCCTCGCGGACGCGCCGATCGCCCTCGGGGAGAGCTTCACGGTGCCGGGGGAAGGGGTGCGGGTGGAGGTGGAGGGGCGTACGGCTTCGGGCGCGTGGACGGTGAAGATCACGGTGGGCCGATGA
- a CDS encoding bifunctional DNA primase/polymerase, with amino-acid sequence MSSGWNASHVTPDGAAWLASAGTYPRSTLSLWEERPDAPIVLPCGAVFDVVSAPSVFGRRMLDRLWDDGPGSGPVAEFRGRMLLFAAPGTAQRLPALLEWEEWGAHGRDSGETGRAGAVPPLLCHGTGDAVTIPAPVEVASPSRSDSRWLVAPDTRQPWLPGPEVLLWAAVRAARSAVRISIFPPADQGAKVYDVSRRR; translated from the coding sequence ATGAGCAGCGGATGGAACGCCTCCCATGTCACCCCGGACGGAGCCGCCTGGCTCGCTTCGGCAGGAACGTATCCGCGCAGCACGCTCTCCCTCTGGGAGGAGCGACCGGACGCGCCGATCGTGCTGCCCTGCGGGGCGGTCTTCGACGTGGTCAGCGCGCCCTCGGTGTTCGGGCGGCGGATGCTCGACCGGCTGTGGGACGACGGCCCCGGTTCGGGCCCGGTCGCGGAGTTCCGGGGCCGCATGCTGCTGTTCGCCGCGCCGGGCACGGCCCAGCGCCTGCCGGCGCTGCTGGAGTGGGAGGAGTGGGGCGCGCACGGCCGTGACAGCGGGGAGACCGGCCGCGCGGGCGCCGTACCGCCCCTGCTGTGTCATGGCACGGGCGACGCCGTGACCATCCCCGCACCGGTGGAGGTCGCCTCCCCCAGCCGCTCCGACTCCCGCTGGCTCGTCGCCCCCGACACCCGGCAGCCCTGGCTCCCGGGCCCCGAAGTCCTGCTGTGGGCGGCCGTGCGGGCGGCCCGTTCGGCGGTGCGGATTTCGATTTTTCCTCCCGCCGACCAGGGTGCTAAGGTCTACGATGTCAGCAGGCGCCGCTAG